In Nitrospirota bacterium, one genomic interval encodes:
- the pafA gene encoding Pup--protein ligase, whose translation MRRRIFGLENEYGLIFSPNGRVYLPMEKVLGYIFEGLIPNSWPSNAFLVNGARFYQDTGCHPEYSTPECDNILDLVIHDKAGERLLEACLPAAEERLREEGLSGEIYIFKNNTDSLGNTYGCHENFLMRRDVDFWKVTEQLIPFFVTRQIYSGAGKVLKVSGKPQYFISQRAQHIHEKTSSSTTSSRSIINTRDEPHADAERYRRLHIIVGDSNMSEFVTFLKVGTASLVLSMIEEGYGVQGMEFEDPVKAIREISRDPTLKRKVKLDDGRQLTAVEVQRIYLDRAQEYLAQQTHDPLLDDVWQRWAMVLEKLDEDPMQLVREIDWVTKRHLIQSYIDKKGCGWDDPRVFLLDLQFHDVKRTRGLYYLMESRGLIERVVEEEAVQRAMSTPPQTTRAKVRGDFIRFARAKNRSYTVDWTYLKLNGYWEETILCMDPFSAVNRRVDELLSQVAGLRFYR comes from the coding sequence TTGAGACGACGCATTTTCGGTTTGGAGAATGAGTACGGACTTATCTTTTCTCCGAACGGTCGCGTCTATTTGCCGATGGAGAAGGTGCTGGGATATATTTTTGAAGGCCTCATTCCGAACAGCTGGCCTTCCAATGCGTTTCTCGTGAACGGCGCCAGGTTTTACCAGGACACGGGTTGCCATCCTGAGTATTCCACCCCCGAGTGCGACAACATCCTTGATCTTGTCATCCATGATAAAGCCGGTGAACGGTTGCTTGAGGCTTGCCTGCCGGCAGCAGAAGAACGATTGCGAGAAGAAGGCCTGTCCGGCGAAATCTACATATTTAAGAACAACACGGACTCGTTGGGCAACACCTATGGGTGCCATGAAAACTTTCTTATGCGCCGCGATGTTGATTTCTGGAAAGTCACGGAGCAGCTCATTCCCTTCTTTGTCACGCGGCAGATCTATAGCGGTGCCGGTAAGGTCTTGAAGGTATCCGGCAAGCCACAATATTTCATCTCTCAACGAGCGCAACACATTCACGAGAAGACCTCCTCTTCGACAACCTCTTCTCGCAGCATCATCAATACCAGAGACGAACCGCATGCCGATGCGGAACGTTACCGCCGCCTCCATATCATCGTCGGGGATTCCAATATGTCGGAGTTCGTGACATTTTTGAAGGTCGGTACGGCGTCACTGGTGCTGTCCATGATCGAAGAGGGGTACGGGGTCCAAGGAATGGAGTTTGAGGACCCGGTAAAAGCCATTCGGGAGATTTCGCGCGATCCAACCCTGAAGCGCAAGGTCAAGCTTGATGATGGTCGCCAGTTGACAGCGGTCGAAGTTCAACGGATCTACCTCGATCGGGCGCAGGAGTATTTGGCTCAACAGACGCATGATCCGCTCCTCGACGATGTGTGGCAACGATGGGCTATGGTCCTGGAAAAACTGGACGAAGACCCCATGCAGCTGGTGCGCGAAATCGATTGGGTGACCAAGCGCCATCTCATCCAGTCCTATATCGACAAGAAGGGGTGCGGCTGGGATGATCCGCGGGTGTTCCTGCTCGACCTTCAATTTCATGACGTCAAACGGACGCGCGGGTTATACTATCTGATGGAATCCAGGGGGCTGATCGAACGGGTGGTGGAGGAGGAGGCGGTGCAACGGGCCATGTCGACCCCTCCCCAGACCACGAGGGCGAAGGTGCGCGGCGACTTTATCCGGTTTGCCCGTGCAAAAAATCGGTCCTATACGGTCGACTGGACCTATCTGAAACTCAATGGCTATTGGGAAGAGACGATTCTCTGCATGGACCCCTTCAGTGCCGTAAATCGGCGCGTGGATGAGTTACTTTCCCAGGTGGCGGGACTACGGTTCTACCGATGA
- the prcA gene encoding proteasome subunit alpha, with protein sequence MPMPYYVSPEQMMQDKAEYAKKGIAKGRSIIALEYVSGILLVAENPSASLYKISEVYDSIAFAGAGKYSEFENLRKAGIRHADLKGFMYSREDVTARSLANGYSQSLGTIFSQELKPLEVEILVVQVGHNGQANEMYRISFDGSIIDERAFAVIGGKSEAVQAVLREKGFTQPPELQAALVLCIAALDQVGNQKLSPESLEVAVLDRTRDGRRFRRLTPVDTKQLLTT encoded by the coding sequence ATGCCAATGCCCTATTACGTCTCGCCCGAGCAGATGATGCAGGACAAGGCGGAGTATGCCAAGAAAGGCATTGCGAAAGGCCGTTCCATCATTGCCCTCGAATATGTGAGTGGGATCCTTCTTGTCGCGGAGAATCCCAGCGCCTCCCTGTATAAGATATCCGAGGTGTACGACAGCATTGCCTTTGCGGGGGCCGGCAAGTACAGCGAGTTTGAGAACCTCCGAAAGGCCGGCATTAGACATGCGGACCTCAAGGGATTCATGTATAGCAGGGAAGATGTGACGGCTCGCTCACTTGCGAACGGCTATTCACAAAGCCTCGGCACCATTTTCAGCCAGGAGTTGAAGCCGCTGGAGGTAGAAATCCTGGTTGTCCAGGTGGGTCACAATGGTCAGGCCAACGAGATGTACCGCATATCTTTTGACGGGAGCATCATCGATGAGCGTGCCTTTGCGGTGATCGGAGGCAAGTCCGAGGCCGTGCAGGCCGTGTTACGAGAAAAAGGGTTCACACAACCTCCGGAACTTCAAGCTGCGCTTGTGCTCTGTATTGCCGCACTCGACCAAGTTGGGAATCAGAAACTCTCGCCGGAGAGTTTGGAAGTAGCAGTGTTAGACCGCACCAGAGACGGACGAAGATTCCGACGGCTGACTCCGGTGGACACCAAACAGCTCCTCACCACCTAA
- the prcB gene encoding proteasome subunit beta — protein MKLPFLPNHNESSFFDFLTQHHPGLTPTGRSGSLQTQAAAEATRGAGSVNVPQATTVLAIKYQQGVVIAGDRRATEGFQIAERRIEKVFKIDEYSAMAIAGAAGPCIEMAKLFQVELEHYEKLEGVQLSCEGKANKLGQMVKANLPMVFQGLVVMPLYVGYDLKRAEGRIFKYDLAGGRYEESDYHAIGSGGKDARNAMREHFLKGLGEPDALKLALLALYNAADDDVGTGGPDLVRGIYPTAKIVNATGIIDVSDQQIRGIYDGLIATRRSKEN, from the coding sequence ATGAAACTGCCATTTCTCCCGAATCATAATGAATCGAGTTTTTTCGATTTCTTGACCCAGCACCACCCCGGGCTTACTCCGACCGGTCGCAGCGGATCGCTGCAGACTCAAGCCGCGGCCGAGGCGACCCGTGGAGCCGGCTCTGTCAACGTGCCGCAGGCCACCACGGTACTCGCCATCAAATATCAGCAGGGTGTGGTGATTGCCGGGGACCGTCGCGCGACGGAGGGATTTCAAATTGCCGAGCGGCGGATCGAAAAGGTTTTCAAAATTGATGAGTATTCCGCCATGGCGATCGCAGGGGCCGCCGGCCCCTGTATCGAAATGGCCAAGCTGTTCCAAGTGGAGCTGGAACATTATGAAAAACTGGAAGGGGTCCAGCTGTCCTGTGAAGGGAAGGCCAACAAGCTAGGACAAATGGTCAAGGCCAATCTGCCGATGGTCTTTCAAGGGCTGGTCGTCATGCCGCTGTATGTCGGCTACGATCTGAAGCGAGCAGAAGGCCGCATCTTCAAGTACGATCTCGCGGGTGGCCGGTACGAAGAGTCGGACTACCACGCGATCGGGTCGGGCGGCAAAGATGCGCGTAATGCGATGCGGGAGCATTTCCTCAAAGGTCTGGGGGAGCCTGATGCGCTGAAGTTGGCTCTGCTGGCTCTGTACAATGCAGCAGATGACGATGTCGGCACCGGCGGCCCAGATCTCGTGCGGGGCATTTACCCCACCGCGAAGATCGTGAACGCGACCGGCATTATCGATGTCTCCGACCAGCAGATCCGCGGTATCTATGACGGGTTGATTGCGACCCGCCGGTCCAAGGAGAACTGA
- a CDS encoding proteasome accessory factor PafA2 produces the protein MQDPISLTIPRVMGTETEFGIASRDPAAADPVSNSIAVIGHYPGLPAPLAVWDYENENPLLDARGFEVEGERERPNPEYNRQLNKVLANGGRLYVDGAHPEYSTPECNNPREIVAFERAGERILAQCLAQMVRVTGRDHCVLYKNNSDGKGNSYGYHENYLMSRAVPFERIVKVLAPFFVTRLVFAGAGKVGAENQTSPTDYQISQRADFFECLVDLNTMVRRPIVNSRDEPHGEHDKHRRLHVIVGDANMAELSTYLKVGTLSIVLDLLDAGVDLPQFELDDPVRSIKKVSRDVGMKEALKLTGGRSTTAVEIQRAYLKAAMGYYACRDLPQVTKDILVRWEDVLDRLEQDPRLLVRELDWVAKRQMMESYMERKGCGWDDPRIRLMDLQYHDVRPDRGLYFTLERSHLIERIVQDVEIIRAEATPPPGTRAYFRGRCVSKFAKSLYGVSWTSVLFDVGNNQVKRVPLMDPLRGTASLTSDLLDQVETVDALLEKLKA, from the coding sequence ATGCAGGACCCTATCTCGCTGACGATTCCCCGCGTCATGGGGACAGAAACAGAATTCGGCATCGCGTCGCGCGATCCTGCCGCAGCCGACCCTGTGTCCAATTCCATCGCTGTCATCGGGCACTATCCAGGTCTGCCGGCCCCTCTTGCCGTGTGGGACTATGAAAATGAAAATCCGCTGCTCGATGCGCGCGGATTCGAGGTCGAGGGAGAGCGGGAGCGGCCCAATCCTGAATACAACCGTCAGTTGAATAAGGTGCTGGCCAATGGGGGACGACTCTACGTTGACGGCGCCCACCCTGAATACTCCACCCCTGAGTGCAATAACCCGCGAGAGATCGTCGCCTTCGAACGAGCCGGTGAGCGGATTCTCGCTCAGTGCCTCGCACAGATGGTGCGTGTTACAGGACGAGACCATTGTGTGCTGTACAAGAACAACTCGGACGGCAAGGGCAACAGCTACGGCTATCACGAGAATTATCTCATGTCCCGTGCGGTTCCTTTCGAGCGCATCGTGAAGGTCCTGGCGCCATTCTTTGTCACGCGACTTGTTTTTGCAGGGGCAGGCAAGGTCGGCGCAGAAAATCAGACCAGCCCAACGGATTATCAGATCTCGCAGCGCGCGGATTTTTTCGAGTGCCTCGTCGACCTGAATACGATGGTCAGGCGGCCTATCGTCAATTCACGGGACGAGCCGCATGGAGAGCATGACAAGCACCGACGATTGCACGTGATCGTGGGCGATGCCAACATGGCGGAGCTTTCGACCTACCTCAAGGTCGGCACCTTGTCCATTGTCCTGGACCTGCTCGATGCAGGAGTGGATCTTCCGCAATTTGAGTTGGATGATCCAGTTAGAAGCATCAAGAAGGTGTCTCGCGATGTCGGCATGAAGGAAGCCCTCAAACTGACGGGGGGGCGATCAACAACGGCGGTGGAAATTCAACGAGCGTATTTGAAGGCCGCCATGGGTTACTATGCCTGTCGCGATCTGCCTCAAGTCACGAAAGACATCCTTGTCCGTTGGGAAGACGTGTTGGATCGGTTGGAGCAGGACCCCCGGCTCTTGGTGCGGGAATTGGATTGGGTGGCCAAACGCCAGATGATGGAATCCTATATGGAGCGGAAGGGCTGTGGGTGGGACGATCCACGAATCCGCTTAATGGATCTTCAATATCACGACGTCCGTCCTGACAGAGGTCTCTACTTTACGCTCGAGCGTAGTCACTTGATCGAACGTATCGTACAGGACGTCGAAATCATTCGGGCGGAAGCCACCCCGCCTCCAGGGACGCGAGCCTATTTTCGTGGACGATGTGTCAGCAAGTTTGCGAAGTCACTCTATGGGGTCAGTTGGACGTCGGTACTGTTCGATGTCGGGAATAATCAGGTCAAACGAGTGCCATTGATGGACCCGTTGAGAGGGACAGCCTCGTTGACGAGCGACCTCCTCGATCAGGTCGAGACCGTCGATGCATTACTGGAAAAGCTGAAGGCTTGA
- the arc gene encoding proteasome ATPase has product MDGKKESPGRFRSLRDSVTQITKRLAEGNTDVASRNDEHVREVEKLRVQIQSMEEEIRRLYQSRYQLEQATKQNEKLVTTLQEAKAHIESLRAEVEKLTAPPSAYAIFSSLNSDGTGNVYVSGRKMKVSLHPSINGSAMRKGQEVVLNEALNVIEVKGFDIQGEVVRLKDVLEGNRALVTLHFDEEKVAELGDPLLAERLSVGDHLLYDPRSGYVVEKLPRSEAEELVLEEVPDVDYEHIGGLQHELEQVRDAVELPFLHPALFSEYKLSAPKGVLLYGPPGCGKTLIAKAVANSIAKKLGHLTGKEVRSYFLHVKGPELLNKYVGESERQVREVFKKAKERAADGNPVIVFFDEMDALFRTRGTGISSDIESTIVPQFLSEIDGMERLRNVIVIGASNRQDLIDPAVLRAGRLDVKVKVGRPDVVAAKDIFSKYLSIDLPFSEEDLARHGGDAKALVQKMTDLTVEAMYASSEENKFIEVTYANGEKEVLYFKDFASGALIEGIVSRAKKFAVKRAIAKEGRGLQSEDLIRAIREEFKEHEDLPNTTNPDDWAKISGKKGEKIVHLRTISGGPGESRQIETVTTGHYL; this is encoded by the coding sequence ATGGACGGCAAGAAAGAAAGTCCGGGTCGATTCCGGTCTCTCCGGGATTCTGTCACGCAGATCACGAAGCGGTTGGCTGAAGGGAATACGGACGTGGCATCACGCAATGACGAACATGTTCGCGAAGTTGAGAAGCTTCGTGTGCAGATCCAGTCGATGGAGGAAGAAATCCGCCGGCTGTACCAATCGCGCTACCAGCTCGAACAAGCCACCAAACAGAACGAAAAGCTTGTCACCACGCTTCAGGAAGCGAAGGCGCACATCGAATCGTTGCGCGCCGAAGTTGAAAAACTGACAGCGCCTCCCTCAGCCTATGCCATCTTTTCCAGTCTCAACAGTGACGGAACGGGAAACGTGTATGTGTCCGGACGAAAGATGAAAGTGAGCCTGCACCCATCGATCAATGGGAGTGCGATGCGCAAGGGGCAGGAAGTAGTCCTGAACGAAGCATTAAACGTCATTGAGGTCAAGGGGTTCGATATCCAGGGTGAAGTGGTGCGGCTCAAGGATGTCCTGGAAGGTAATCGGGCCTTGGTGACGTTGCATTTCGACGAAGAAAAGGTTGCGGAACTGGGCGATCCGCTGCTGGCCGAACGTTTGAGCGTGGGCGATCATCTACTCTATGATCCCCGGTCCGGCTATGTCGTCGAAAAGTTGCCGAGGTCCGAGGCAGAAGAATTGGTATTGGAAGAAGTGCCTGATGTGGACTATGAGCATATCGGGGGGTTGCAGCATGAGTTGGAGCAGGTTCGCGATGCGGTGGAATTGCCGTTTCTTCACCCGGCTCTGTTCTCAGAGTACAAGTTGAGCGCGCCGAAGGGGGTCTTGCTCTACGGCCCGCCCGGATGTGGAAAGACATTGATCGCCAAGGCAGTCGCGAATTCGATCGCGAAGAAGCTGGGACATCTTACCGGCAAAGAAGTGCGGAGTTATTTTCTGCATGTGAAGGGTCCGGAATTGCTCAATAAGTATGTCGGTGAATCCGAACGGCAAGTCCGGGAAGTCTTCAAGAAAGCGAAAGAGCGGGCGGCGGATGGCAATCCGGTCATCGTGTTCTTCGACGAAATGGATGCGCTGTTCAGAACACGGGGCACCGGAATCTCTTCCGACATTGAATCGACGATCGTCCCTCAGTTTCTCTCTGAAATCGACGGGATGGAACGGCTGCGCAATGTCATTGTCATCGGAGCCAGTAATCGCCAGGATCTCATCGATCCGGCCGTGCTTCGCGCCGGACGGTTAGATGTAAAAGTCAAGGTCGGTCGTCCCGATGTGGTGGCGGCAAAGGATATTTTCTCGAAGTATCTGAGTATCGACCTGCCGTTTTCAGAGGAAGATTTGGCTCGCCATGGGGGAGACGCCAAGGCCTTGGTCCAAAAGATGACCGATCTCACGGTCGAGGCGATGTATGCGTCATCGGAAGAGAATAAGTTTATTGAGGTCACATACGCAAATGGCGAAAAGGAAGTGCTCTATTTCAAGGATTTCGCGAGCGGTGCGCTGATCGAAGGCATCGTGTCACGCGCGAAAAAGTTTGCCGTCAAACGGGCGATCGCAAAGGAAGGCCGTGGTCTTCAATCCGAGGATTTGATCCGGGCCATCCGTGAGGAGTTTAAGGAACACGAAGACCTGCCCAACACGACCAATCCGGACGACTGGGCGAAGATCTCCGGAAAGAAAGGCGAGAAGATCGTGCATCTTCGGACGATCAGTGGAGGTCCGGGCGAGTCGCGTCAGATCGAAACCGTTACGACAGGGCACTATCTCTAA
- the thiE gene encoding thiamine phosphate synthase: MPTLSSRLLVVTDRHQTNGRPLVPLLQRVLTAAGPAIQIRERDLSAGDLVSLVREVQTVTAPHRSQLLINDRIDVALGLEGVGVHLRSNSLPVRIARKLLGAERLLGVSVHTSEEAVRAESQGADYVILGPIYETPSKQAFGPPLGIHTLEKVCRLVDIPIIGIGGVTAARASEMLGVGAFGVAVIRAILGAADVESATREFLDAMTPAP, translated from the coding sequence ATGCCGACACTCTCCAGCCGTCTTCTTGTCGTGACGGATCGCCATCAGACCAATGGGCGTCCGTTGGTCCCCCTTCTACAGCGAGTGCTCACAGCCGCGGGACCTGCGATCCAAATCCGTGAACGTGATCTCTCAGCCGGAGATCTCGTGTCGCTGGTTCGTGAGGTACAGACCGTGACTGCCCCACACAGATCTCAACTCCTAATCAATGATAGGATCGACGTCGCGTTGGGGCTGGAGGGCGTCGGCGTTCATTTGCGAAGCAATAGTCTCCCTGTGAGGATCGCACGGAAGTTGCTGGGCGCGGAACGTCTTTTGGGTGTTTCCGTCCATACGAGTGAAGAGGCAGTGCGGGCCGAGTCGCAGGGTGCAGACTATGTCATCCTCGGCCCGATCTATGAAACACCATCCAAACAGGCGTTCGGTCCGCCGCTTGGCATTCACACTCTTGAGAAGGTCTGCCGACTGGTCGACATTCCGATTATCGGGATTGGCGGAGTGACGGCGGCGCGTGCGAGTGAAATGTTGGGTGTGGGAGCGTTCGGTGTCGCAGTGATCAGGGCGATTCTCGGTGCGGCCGATGTAGAGTCGGCGACGCGCGAGTTTCTCGACGCCATGACACCTGCACCATAA
- a CDS encoding thiazole synthase, with the protein MQDDRLIIAGHEFTSRLFVGTGKYKDFAETKKAIEASGADVVTVAVRRVNITDRSKENLLDYIDPKKYTILPNTAGCYNVEDAVRYSRLARAAGVSDLIKLEVLGDERTLFPDTAGLIEAAKILVKEGFIVLPYTNDDPIVAQKLVDIGCPAVMPLAAPIGSGLGIRNPYNLKIIMEMIKVPIIVDAGVGTASDAALAMELGADAVLMNTAIAGAQDPIAMAEAMKYAVLAGRLAYKAGRIPRKLYATASSPIEGML; encoded by the coding sequence ATGCAGGATGATCGCTTGATCATTGCCGGTCATGAGTTTACTTCGCGACTGTTTGTCGGGACCGGCAAATACAAAGATTTTGCTGAAACCAAAAAAGCTATTGAGGCATCCGGAGCGGACGTGGTGACGGTGGCGGTGCGCCGCGTGAATATTACCGATCGTTCCAAGGAGAACCTGCTCGATTATATCGACCCCAAAAAATACACCATTCTCCCTAACACGGCCGGTTGTTACAACGTGGAGGATGCCGTTCGCTATTCCCGGTTGGCCAGGGCCGCCGGCGTGTCCGATTTGATCAAGCTCGAAGTGCTCGGCGACGAGAGGACCCTTTTCCCCGATACGGCCGGATTGATCGAAGCGGCAAAGATCCTCGTCAAGGAAGGTTTTATTGTGCTTCCCTATACGAACGACGACCCGATTGTGGCGCAGAAGCTCGTTGACATTGGGTGTCCGGCCGTCATGCCGTTGGCGGCGCCGATCGGGTCGGGCCTCGGTATCCGCAATCCTTACAATTTGAAGATCATCATGGAGATGATCAAGGTGCCGATCATCGTCGATGCCGGTGTTGGGACTGCGTCCGATGCAGCCCTTGCGATGGAATTGGGCGCGGACGCGGTGCTCATGAACACAGCCATTGCAGGGGCTCAGGATCCCATTGCTATGGCTGAGGCGATGAAGTATGCGGTGCTTGCCGGTCGGCTTGCCTACAAGGCAGGGCGAATCCCGCGAAAACTGTATGCGACGGCAAGCAGTCCCATCGAAGGCATGCTCTAG
- the thiS gene encoding sulfur carrier protein ThiS, protein MQIQVNGEQRGCRADTTVGDLLRELAIQAERVAVELNLEIMDRKDFDDRRLNQGDRVEILSFIGGGAPVSAQAIGRGFTHAG, encoded by the coding sequence ATTCAGATTCAGGTGAACGGCGAACAGCGGGGCTGTCGAGCTGACACCACTGTAGGGGATTTGTTGCGTGAGCTTGCCATTCAGGCCGAGCGTGTCGCGGTGGAGCTGAACTTGGAAATCATGGACCGGAAGGACTTCGATGACCGACGTCTGAACCAAGGCGATCGAGTGGAGATTCTGAGCTTCATCGGTGGTGGTGCGCCCGTGAGCGCTCAGGCCATAGGAAGGGGTTTTACCCATGCAGGATGA
- a CDS encoding histidinol-phosphatase, whose amino-acid sequence MISPPERNRQVATIFRSMAERLATQRANPYRVRAYRRAADTIEALEEDIADIAARKTLEDIDGIGRDLAEKIEEFLRTGTIQAYEALRMPLPDSVQAWRDLPGLSESLVAYLYSRLGITTLTDLEQLVRSHMLRTIPGYSGSEERLLEAIAARQQLPVTKHEEAP is encoded by the coding sequence ATGATATCTCCCCCAGAGCGTAACCGGCAAGTCGCGACTATCTTTCGATCGATGGCTGAACGATTAGCCACCCAGCGAGCGAATCCCTATCGCGTCAGAGCCTATCGGAGGGCAGCGGATACGATCGAGGCCTTGGAGGAAGATATTGCGGATATCGCCGCACGGAAGACGCTGGAAGATATCGATGGAATCGGCCGGGACCTGGCGGAGAAGATTGAAGAGTTTCTCAGAACCGGGACGATTCAGGCGTATGAAGCCTTGAGAATGCCGCTCCCCGATTCGGTGCAGGCCTGGAGAGACCTCCCGGGACTGTCCGAATCGCTTGTGGCCTACCTCTATTCTCGCCTGGGCATTACCACTTTGACCGATCTTGAACAGTTGGTGCGATCACACATGCTGCGTACGATACCAGGGTATTCAGGGTCCGAAGAGCGGCTGTTGGAAGCGATCGCCGCACGACAGCAGCTTCCCGTTACGAAGCACGAGGAAGCTCCTTGA
- a CDS encoding S41 family peptidase — MEQDPKRRFWILGPMLVVALVVGVLLGKGLEKTGHATETYEELKTFSEVLTQVQKSYVDETKVKDLVQGAIRGMLSTLDPHSAYMTADMYKEMQVETKGEFGGVGIQIGVKENRLAVIAPIEGTPAHRAGVKAGDFITKVNDETTKDLTLMDAVQKMRGPKGSKVNLTIQREGVPEALQFTLVRDTIKIESVKSKVLDNIGYVRLTQFQESTGRDLSKVLKQFKEQKLQSTILDLRNNPGGLLTSAVEVSEQFLPSGKLVVYTKGRESKKDEWVSKGKDQMDDSPMIILVNEGSASASEIVAGALQDYGRAVIVGTTSFGKGSVQTILPLGDGSGLRLTTAKYYTPKGRSIQSTGITPDIVVKSQPPTTVAKAGEAKSGEKEGEQKQPKSAVVPGKDQPAQNGKGQEEGALKNGTTPQASPVDVSGDPSIEQDVQLQKAVEMLKTWKIFKELPRAS, encoded by the coding sequence ATGGAACAGGATCCCAAGCGACGATTCTGGATATTGGGCCCTATGTTGGTAGTGGCGCTGGTCGTGGGTGTGCTACTCGGCAAAGGTTTGGAGAAAACGGGGCATGCCACGGAAACCTACGAAGAGTTGAAGACGTTCTCCGAAGTGTTAACTCAAGTTCAGAAAAGTTACGTCGATGAAACAAAGGTGAAGGACCTTGTTCAAGGAGCTATTCGTGGCATGCTTTCAACCCTCGATCCGCATTCGGCCTACATGACCGCGGACATGTATAAGGAAATGCAGGTTGAAACGAAGGGCGAGTTTGGGGGAGTGGGTATTCAGATCGGGGTGAAGGAGAACCGTTTGGCGGTGATCGCGCCCATCGAGGGTACACCGGCCCACCGGGCTGGAGTGAAGGCGGGTGATTTTATTACCAAGGTCAACGACGAAACGACGAAAGACCTTACCTTGATGGATGCCGTTCAAAAAATGCGTGGCCCCAAGGGGTCGAAGGTCAATCTCACGATTCAGCGGGAGGGGGTTCCTGAGGCTCTCCAATTTACGTTGGTCCGCGATACCATCAAGATTGAGAGTGTGAAATCGAAGGTGCTGGACAATATCGGATACGTACGTCTGACGCAATTCCAGGAATCGACGGGGCGAGATTTGAGCAAGGTGCTCAAGCAGTTCAAAGAGCAGAAACTCCAATCGACGATTCTCGATCTCCGCAATAATCCCGGCGGATTGCTGACTTCGGCCGTTGAGGTTTCCGAGCAGTTTCTACCAAGCGGAAAGTTGGTGGTCTATACCAAAGGGCGTGAAAGCAAGAAGGACGAGTGGGTCTCAAAAGGGAAAGACCAGATGGATGACTCGCCCATGATCATTTTGGTCAATGAAGGGTCCGCCAGTGCGTCTGAGATCGTAGCAGGTGCGTTGCAAGATTACGGGCGGGCGGTGATTGTCGGTACGACCTCGTTCGGCAAGGGGTCGGTGCAAACCATTCTCCCGTTGGGAGATGGTTCCGGGCTCCGCCTCACGACGGCGAAGTACTACACCCCGAAAGGGCGTTCGATCCAATCGACGGGGATTACGCCCGATATTGTCGTGAAATCCCAACCACCGACCACTGTCGCCAAGGCAGGCGAAGCCAAGTCTGGTGAAAAGGAGGGGGAGCAGAAGCAGCCCAAGTCTGCAGTTGTGCCGGGGAAAGATCAGCCGGCTCAGAATGGCAAAGGGCAGGAAGAGGGTGCTCTGAAGAATGGCACGACGCCTCAGGCTTCTCCTGTTGATGTCTCAGGCGATCCCTCGATTGAGCAGGATGTTCAACTCCAAAAGGCGGTCGAGATGCTGAAGACCTGGAAGATCTTCAAGGAGCTTCCTCGTGCTTCGTAA